A stretch of Mus caroli chromosome 5, CAROLI_EIJ_v1.1, whole genome shotgun sequence DNA encodes these proteins:
- the Ost4 gene encoding dolichyl-diphosphooligosaccharide--protein glycosyltransferase subunit 4, with amino-acid sequence MITDVQLAIFANMLGVSLFLLVVLYHYVAVNNPKKQE; translated from the coding sequence ATGATCACGGACGTGCAGCTCGCCATCTTCGCCAACATGCTGGGCGTGTCGCTTTTCTTGCTTGTGGTCCTCTATCACTACGTGGCAGTAAACAACCCCAAGAAGCAGGAATGA
- the Emilin1 gene encoding EMILIN-1 isoform X1, giving the protein MAPRALWSCYLCCLLTIATEAASYPPRGYSLYTGGTGALSPGGPQAQNSPRPASRHRNWCAYVVTRTVSCVLEDGVETIVKPDYQPCGWGQPHCSRSIMYRSFLRPRYRVAYKTVTDMEWRCCQGYGGDDCGEGPASVLGPAPSTPLPRPRPARPNLSGSSAGSHLSGLGGEGPVESEKVQQLEQQVKSLTKELQGLRGVLQGMNGRLAEDVQRAVDTAFNGRQQPADAAARPGVHETLSEIQQQLQLLDNRVSTHDQELGHLNNHHNGGPGGGGRASAPVPVPSGPSEELLRQLQRQLQESCSVCLAGLDGFRQQQQEDRERLRTLEKLMSSMEERQQQLVGPAMARRPPQECCPPELGRRVSELERRLDVVAGSLTVLSGRRGSELGGAAGQGGHPPGYTSLASRLSRLEDRFNSTLGPSEEQEKNWPGGPGRLGHWLPAAPGRLEKLEGLLANVSRELGGRMDLLEEQVAGAVRTCGQICSGAPGEQDSRLSEILGALERRVLDSEGRLQLVGSGLHEAEAAREAQQAVLEGLQGLLNRLRERMDAQEETAAELLLRLNLTAAQLSQLEGLLQARGDEGCGTCGGVQEELGRLRDGVERCSCPLLPPRGPGAGPGVGGPSRGPLDGFSVFGGSSGSALQALQGELSEVILTFSSLNDSLHELQTTVEGQGADLADLGATKDSIISEINRLQQEATEHVTESEERFRGLEEGQAQAGQCPSLEGRLGRLEGVCERLDTVAGGLQGLREGLSRHVAGLWAAVRENNSTSLTQAALLEKLLGGQAGLGRRLGALNNSLMLLEDRLQQLSLKDFTGPSGKAGPPGPPGLQGPPGLQGPSGPAGPPGPPGKDGQQGAIGPPGPQGEQGTEGAPAVPVPRVAFSAALSLPRSEPGTVPFDRVLLNDGGYYDPETGVFTAPLAGRYLLSAVLTGHRHEKVEAVLSRSNLGVARIDSGGYEPEGLENKPVAESQPSPGALGVFSLILPLQVGDTVCIDLVMGQLAHSEEPLTIFSGALLYEDTELEQV; this is encoded by the exons ATGGCCCCCAGAGCCCTCTGGAGCTGCTATCTCTGCTGTCTGCTGACCATAGCCACGGAAGCTGCCAGCTACCCTCCTCGAGGTTACAGCCTCTACACAGGAGGCACTGGGGCCCTGAGTCCTGGGGGACCCCAGGCCCAGAACTCACCACGGCCTGCCAGCCGCCACAG GAACTGGTGTGCCTACGTGGTGACTCGGACAGTGAGCTGCGTCCTTGAGGATGGAGTGGAGACCATTGTCAAGCCAGACTATCAACCCTGTGGCTGGGGCCAGCCCCACTGTTCCCGAAGTATCAT GTACCGGAGCTTTCTTCGCCCTCGCTATCGGGTGGCTTACAAGACAGTGACAGACATGGAGTGGAGGTGCTGTCAGGGTTATGGGGGCGATGACTGTGGAGAGGGCCCTGCTTCTGTTCTGGGCCCCGCACCCTCCACACCACTTCCCCGGCCCAGGCCTGCGCGCCCCAACCTGTCTGGCTCCAGTGCCGGCAGCCACCTCAGTGGACTAGGAGGAGAAG gtCCTGTTGAGTCAGAGAAGGTGCAGCAGCTAGAGCAGCAGGTGAAGAGTCTGACCAAAGAGCTGCAAGGCCTTCGGGGTGTCCTGCAGGGGATGAATGGGCGCCTAGCAGAAGATGTACAGCGAGCTGTGGACACAGCCTTTAATGGAAGGCAGCAGCCAGCAGATGCAGCTGCCCGCCCGGGCGTGCATGAAACCCTCAGTGAGATTCAGCAGCAGCTACAGCTCCTGGACAACCGTGTCTCCACCCATGACCAGGAGCTGGGCCATCTTAACAACCATCATAATGGAGGCCCTGGTGGAGGTGGCAGGGCCTCAGCCCCTGTCCCAGTTCCTTCTGGCCCCAGTGAGGAACTGTTGAGGCAGCTGCAACGGCAGCTACAGGAGTCTTGCTCAGTGTGCCTGGCGGGGCTGGATGGCTTCCGCCAGCAGCAGCAAGAGGATAGGGAGCGGCTACGAACCCTGGAGAAGCTAATGTCCTCTATGGAGGAGAGGCAACAACAGCTTGTGGGACCTGCCATGGCCAGGAGACCCCCCCAGGAATGCTGCCCCCCAGAGCTGGGTCGACGAGTGTCAGAGCTGGAGCGGAGGCTAGATGTAGTGGCTGGCTCACTGACAGTGCTAAGTGGACGCAGAGGTTCTGAGCTCGGAGGAGCAGCTGGGCAGGGGGGCCACCCCCCAGGCTACACCAGCTTGGCTTCCCGCCTTTCTCGCCTGGAGGACCGCTTCAACTCTACCCTAGGTCCCTCagaggagcaagagaaaaacTGGCCTGGAGGACCAGGGAGGCTGGGCCACTGGTTGCCTGCTGCTCCAGGACGGCTAGAAAAGCTGGAGGGACTACTAGCCAATGTGAGCAGGGAGCTGGGTGGCCGCATGGATCTGCTGGAAGAGCAGGTGGCAGGGGCTGTCCGGACTTGTGGGCAGATCTGCTCTGGGGCGCCCGGGGAACAGGATTCTCGGCTCAGTGAGATCCTCGGTGCCTTGGAACGCAGGGTGCTGGACAGCGAGGGCCGGTTACAGCTGGTGGGCTCTGGCTTGCATGAAGCAGAGGCAGCCCGGGAGGCTCAGCAGGCTGTGTTGGAGGGACTGCAAGGGCTCCTGAACCGGCTTCGGGAGCGCATGGATGCACAGGAGGAGACAGCAGCAGAACTCTTACTGCGCCTCAATCTTACCGCAGCCCAGCTAAGCCAGCTGGAGGGCCTGCTGCAAGCCCGTGGGGATGAGGGCTGTGGCACCTGTGGTGGTGTCCAGGAGGAGCTGGGCCGCCTTCGGGATGGTGTGGAACGTTGCTCCTGCCCACTGTTACCTCCACGGGGCCCTGGAGCTGGCCCGGGGGTTGGGGGACCAAGCCGTGGGCCTCTGGACGGTTTCAGTGTGTTTGGGGGCAGTTCAGGCTCAGCCCTCCAGGCCCTTCAAGGAGAACTCTCTGAGGTTATTCTCACCTTCAGCTCCCTGAACGACTCACTCCACGAGCTCCAGACCACTGTGGAGGGTCAGGGTGCCGATCTGGCTGACCTGGGGGCCACCAAGGACAGCATCATCTCTGAAATCAACAGGCTACAGCAGGAGGCCACGGAGCACGTCACAGAGAGCGAGGAGCGCTTCCGAGGCCTGGAGGAGGGCCAGGCACAGGCTGGCCAATGCCCTAGCTTAGAGGGGCGATTAGGCCGCCTTGAGGGAGTCTGCGAACGACTGGACACTGTGGCTGGGGGACTACAAGGCCTACGTGAAGGCCTCTCCAGACACGTGGCTGGGCTGTGGGCTGCAGTACGGGAAAACAACAGCACCAGCCTGACACAGGCCGCCCTGCTGGAGAAGCTGCTGGGGGGCCAGGCAGGCCTGGGCAGGCGGCTTGGTGCCCTCAACAATTCCCTGATGCTCCTGGAAGACCGTCTGCAGCAACTTAGCCTAAAGGACTTCACTG GACCTTCAGGCAAGGCTGGGCCCCCGGGGCCTCCTGGGCTACAAGGGCCTCCTGGGCTACAAGGGCCTTCAGGCCCTGCAGGACCTCCAGGACCTCCTGGCAAAGACGGACAACAGGGGGCCATTGGCCCACCAG GTCCTCAAGGGGAGCAGG GAACAGAGGGAGCACCAGCAGTCCCCGTGCCTAGGGTAGCATTTTCAGCTGCCCTGAGTTTGCCACGGTCAGAACCAGGCACAGTCCCCTTCGACAGAGTCTTGCTCAACGATGGAGGCTACTATGACCCTGAGACAG GTGTATTCACTGCACCACTGGCTGGACGCTATTTGCTGAGCGCTGTACTTACTGGGCACCGGCATGAGAAAGTGGAAGCAGTATTGTCACGCTCCAACCTGGGCGTGGCCCGCATAGACTCGGGAGGCTATGAACCCGAGGGACTGGAGAATAAGCCTGTGGCCGAAAGTCAGCCCAGCCCAGGTGCTCTGGGCGTCTTCAGCCTCATCCTGCCACTGCAGGTCGGAGACACTGTCTGCATCGACCTGGTCATGGGGCAGCTGGCACATTCCGAGGAGCCGCTCACCATC
- the Emilin1 gene encoding EMILIN-1 isoform X2: MYRSFLRPRYRVAYKTVTDMEWRCCQGYGGDDCGEGPASVLGPAPSTPLPRPRPARPNLSGSSAGSHLSGLGGEGPVESEKVQQLEQQVKSLTKELQGLRGVLQGMNGRLAEDVQRAVDTAFNGRQQPADAAARPGVHETLSEIQQQLQLLDNRVSTHDQELGHLNNHHNGGPGGGGRASAPVPVPSGPSEELLRQLQRQLQESCSVCLAGLDGFRQQQQEDRERLRTLEKLMSSMEERQQQLVGPAMARRPPQECCPPELGRRVSELERRLDVVAGSLTVLSGRRGSELGGAAGQGGHPPGYTSLASRLSRLEDRFNSTLGPSEEQEKNWPGGPGRLGHWLPAAPGRLEKLEGLLANVSRELGGRMDLLEEQVAGAVRTCGQICSGAPGEQDSRLSEILGALERRVLDSEGRLQLVGSGLHEAEAAREAQQAVLEGLQGLLNRLRERMDAQEETAAELLLRLNLTAAQLSQLEGLLQARGDEGCGTCGGVQEELGRLRDGVERCSCPLLPPRGPGAGPGVGGPSRGPLDGFSVFGGSSGSALQALQGELSEVILTFSSLNDSLHELQTTVEGQGADLADLGATKDSIISEINRLQQEATEHVTESEERFRGLEEGQAQAGQCPSLEGRLGRLEGVCERLDTVAGGLQGLREGLSRHVAGLWAAVRENNSTSLTQAALLEKLLGGQAGLGRRLGALNNSLMLLEDRLQQLSLKDFTGPSGKAGPPGPPGLQGPPGLQGPSGPAGPPGPPGKDGQQGAIGPPGPQGEQGTEGAPAVPVPRVAFSAALSLPRSEPGTVPFDRVLLNDGGYYDPETGVFTAPLAGRYLLSAVLTGHRHEKVEAVLSRSNLGVARIDSGGYEPEGLENKPVAESQPSPGALGVFSLILPLQVGDTVCIDLVMGQLAHSEEPLTIFSGALLYEDTELEQV, from the exons AT GTACCGGAGCTTTCTTCGCCCTCGCTATCGGGTGGCTTACAAGACAGTGACAGACATGGAGTGGAGGTGCTGTCAGGGTTATGGGGGCGATGACTGTGGAGAGGGCCCTGCTTCTGTTCTGGGCCCCGCACCCTCCACACCACTTCCCCGGCCCAGGCCTGCGCGCCCCAACCTGTCTGGCTCCAGTGCCGGCAGCCACCTCAGTGGACTAGGAGGAGAAG gtCCTGTTGAGTCAGAGAAGGTGCAGCAGCTAGAGCAGCAGGTGAAGAGTCTGACCAAAGAGCTGCAAGGCCTTCGGGGTGTCCTGCAGGGGATGAATGGGCGCCTAGCAGAAGATGTACAGCGAGCTGTGGACACAGCCTTTAATGGAAGGCAGCAGCCAGCAGATGCAGCTGCCCGCCCGGGCGTGCATGAAACCCTCAGTGAGATTCAGCAGCAGCTACAGCTCCTGGACAACCGTGTCTCCACCCATGACCAGGAGCTGGGCCATCTTAACAACCATCATAATGGAGGCCCTGGTGGAGGTGGCAGGGCCTCAGCCCCTGTCCCAGTTCCTTCTGGCCCCAGTGAGGAACTGTTGAGGCAGCTGCAACGGCAGCTACAGGAGTCTTGCTCAGTGTGCCTGGCGGGGCTGGATGGCTTCCGCCAGCAGCAGCAAGAGGATAGGGAGCGGCTACGAACCCTGGAGAAGCTAATGTCCTCTATGGAGGAGAGGCAACAACAGCTTGTGGGACCTGCCATGGCCAGGAGACCCCCCCAGGAATGCTGCCCCCCAGAGCTGGGTCGACGAGTGTCAGAGCTGGAGCGGAGGCTAGATGTAGTGGCTGGCTCACTGACAGTGCTAAGTGGACGCAGAGGTTCTGAGCTCGGAGGAGCAGCTGGGCAGGGGGGCCACCCCCCAGGCTACACCAGCTTGGCTTCCCGCCTTTCTCGCCTGGAGGACCGCTTCAACTCTACCCTAGGTCCCTCagaggagcaagagaaaaacTGGCCTGGAGGACCAGGGAGGCTGGGCCACTGGTTGCCTGCTGCTCCAGGACGGCTAGAAAAGCTGGAGGGACTACTAGCCAATGTGAGCAGGGAGCTGGGTGGCCGCATGGATCTGCTGGAAGAGCAGGTGGCAGGGGCTGTCCGGACTTGTGGGCAGATCTGCTCTGGGGCGCCCGGGGAACAGGATTCTCGGCTCAGTGAGATCCTCGGTGCCTTGGAACGCAGGGTGCTGGACAGCGAGGGCCGGTTACAGCTGGTGGGCTCTGGCTTGCATGAAGCAGAGGCAGCCCGGGAGGCTCAGCAGGCTGTGTTGGAGGGACTGCAAGGGCTCCTGAACCGGCTTCGGGAGCGCATGGATGCACAGGAGGAGACAGCAGCAGAACTCTTACTGCGCCTCAATCTTACCGCAGCCCAGCTAAGCCAGCTGGAGGGCCTGCTGCAAGCCCGTGGGGATGAGGGCTGTGGCACCTGTGGTGGTGTCCAGGAGGAGCTGGGCCGCCTTCGGGATGGTGTGGAACGTTGCTCCTGCCCACTGTTACCTCCACGGGGCCCTGGAGCTGGCCCGGGGGTTGGGGGACCAAGCCGTGGGCCTCTGGACGGTTTCAGTGTGTTTGGGGGCAGTTCAGGCTCAGCCCTCCAGGCCCTTCAAGGAGAACTCTCTGAGGTTATTCTCACCTTCAGCTCCCTGAACGACTCACTCCACGAGCTCCAGACCACTGTGGAGGGTCAGGGTGCCGATCTGGCTGACCTGGGGGCCACCAAGGACAGCATCATCTCTGAAATCAACAGGCTACAGCAGGAGGCCACGGAGCACGTCACAGAGAGCGAGGAGCGCTTCCGAGGCCTGGAGGAGGGCCAGGCACAGGCTGGCCAATGCCCTAGCTTAGAGGGGCGATTAGGCCGCCTTGAGGGAGTCTGCGAACGACTGGACACTGTGGCTGGGGGACTACAAGGCCTACGTGAAGGCCTCTCCAGACACGTGGCTGGGCTGTGGGCTGCAGTACGGGAAAACAACAGCACCAGCCTGACACAGGCCGCCCTGCTGGAGAAGCTGCTGGGGGGCCAGGCAGGCCTGGGCAGGCGGCTTGGTGCCCTCAACAATTCCCTGATGCTCCTGGAAGACCGTCTGCAGCAACTTAGCCTAAAGGACTTCACTG GACCTTCAGGCAAGGCTGGGCCCCCGGGGCCTCCTGGGCTACAAGGGCCTCCTGGGCTACAAGGGCCTTCAGGCCCTGCAGGACCTCCAGGACCTCCTGGCAAAGACGGACAACAGGGGGCCATTGGCCCACCAG GTCCTCAAGGGGAGCAGG GAACAGAGGGAGCACCAGCAGTCCCCGTGCCTAGGGTAGCATTTTCAGCTGCCCTGAGTTTGCCACGGTCAGAACCAGGCACAGTCCCCTTCGACAGAGTCTTGCTCAACGATGGAGGCTACTATGACCCTGAGACAG GTGTATTCACTGCACCACTGGCTGGACGCTATTTGCTGAGCGCTGTACTTACTGGGCACCGGCATGAGAAAGTGGAAGCAGTATTGTCACGCTCCAACCTGGGCGTGGCCCGCATAGACTCGGGAGGCTATGAACCCGAGGGACTGGAGAATAAGCCTGTGGCCGAAAGTCAGCCCAGCCCAGGTGCTCTGGGCGTCTTCAGCCTCATCCTGCCACTGCAGGTCGGAGACACTGTCTGCATCGACCTGGTCATGGGGCAGCTGGCACATTCCGAGGAGCCGCTCACCATC